A stretch of the Halomonas sp. BDJS001 genome encodes the following:
- the rplW gene encoding 50S ribosomal protein L23, with product MNQERVFKVLLGPHVTEKAAMAAERNQYVFKVASDATKPEIKKAVEALFGKKVGSVQVLNMKGKTKRTANGVGLRKGYRKAYVTLAAGETLEDFSGAE from the coding sequence ATGAACCAGGAACGCGTATTTAAGGTTCTGCTTGGGCCGCACGTGACCGAAAAGGCCGCAATGGCAGCCGAGCGCAACCAGTACGTTTTCAAGGTGGCATCTGATGCTACCAAGCCCGAGATCAAGAAAGCCGTTGAAGCACTTTTCGGCAAGAAGGTCGGCAGTGTTCAGGTACTGAACATGAAGGGTAAAACGAAGCGTACTGCGAACGGCGTTGGCCTGCGTAAGGGTTACCGCAAAGCGTATGTGACCCTGGCTGCGGGTGAAACGCTCGAAGACTTCTCTGGCGCCGAATAA
- the rplB gene encoding 50S ribosomal protein L2 — protein sequence MAIVKTKPTSAGRRHVVKIVGEELFKGRAYAPLLEKQSKSGGRNNYGRITTRHVGGGHRHHYRLIDFKRTKDGIPATVERLEHDPNRSAHIALLKYADGERRYIIAPKGVSAGDVLESGVNASIKKGNALPLRNVPLGSTVHCIELKPGKGAQIARSAGTSAQLVAREGNYATLRLRSGEMRKVLAECRATLGEVSNSEHSLRQLGKAGAKRWRGVRPTVRGVAMNPVDHPHGGGEGRTSGGRHPVSPWGVPTKGHKTRKNKRTDKLIIRRRNKTR from the coding sequence ATGGCAATCGTCAAGACCAAACCCACTTCCGCCGGTCGTCGCCACGTCGTCAAGATCGTTGGTGAGGAACTGTTTAAAGGCCGTGCCTATGCACCGCTGTTAGAAAAACAGTCCAAGTCCGGCGGCCGTAACAACTACGGTCGTATCACCACCCGCCACGTGGGCGGTGGTCATCGTCACCACTATCGGTTGATCGATTTCAAACGCACCAAGGATGGCATTCCTGCCACCGTTGAGCGTCTTGAGCACGATCCCAACCGCAGTGCGCACATTGCGCTGCTGAAGTATGCCGATGGTGAGCGTCGTTACATCATTGCACCGAAAGGTGTCAGCGCGGGTGACGTGCTGGAATCTGGTGTAAACGCGTCAATCAAGAAAGGCAATGCCTTGCCGCTGCGTAACGTCCCGTTGGGTTCTACGGTGCACTGCATCGAACTCAAGCCGGGTAAAGGTGCGCAGATTGCTCGCAGTGCCGGTACAAGCGCCCAGTTGGTTGCTCGTGAAGGTAACTATGCCACCCTGCGTCTTCGCTCTGGCGAAATGCGTAAAGTGTTGGCCGAGTGCCGCGCGACCTTGGGTGAAGTGAGCAACTCTGAGCACAGCCTGCGTCAACTTGGCAAGGCCGGTGCGAAGCGCTGGAGAGGTGTGCGTCCGACTGTTCGCGGTGTCGCGATGAACCCAGTCGATCACCCGCACGGTGGTGGCGAAGGCCGCACCAGTGGTGGTCGTCACCCGGTATCCCCATGGGGTGTGCCGACTAAGGGTCATAAGACGCGTAAGAACAAGCGCACCGACAAGCTGATCATTCGTCGTCGTAATAAGACGCGTTGA
- the rplX gene encoding 50S ribosomal protein L24 produces the protein MQKIKRDDEVIVIAGKDKGKRGTVKRVLDNRFLVSGVNMIKRHTKPNPMAGNQGGIVEREAPIHASNVAIFNSETGKADRVGFQVKEDGTKVRIYKSTQTQIDA, from the coding sequence ATGCAAAAGATCAAACGTGACGATGAAGTCATCGTCATCGCCGGGAAGGATAAAGGCAAGCGTGGCACCGTTAAGCGGGTATTAGATAACCGCTTTTTGGTGTCCGGTGTGAACATGATTAAACGTCACACCAAGCCAAATCCCATGGCGGGTAATCAGGGCGGTATCGTCGAGCGTGAGGCTCCGATTCACGCGTCCAACGTAGCCATCTTCAATTCGGAGACCGGTAAGGCGGATCGCGTCGGCTTCCAAGTGAAGGAAGACGGTACCAAGGTACGTATCTACAAGTCGACGCAGACGCAGATCGACGCCTAA
- the rplD gene encoding 50S ribosomal protein L4 has translation MNLNLAAGAGTVEVADATFGKEFNEALVHQVVTAYLAAGRQGTRAQKSRSDVRGGGKKPWRQKGTGRARAGTIRSPLWRSGGVTFAARPQDYTQKVNRKMYRAAMRSILSELVRQERLVAIEEFVVDAPKTKQVAAKLKELNLEKVLIVTEEVDEKLYLAARNLPHVDVVDVAAADPVSLVAFDKVLITVSALRKFEEKLA, from the coding sequence ATGAATCTGAATCTTGCTGCAGGCGCGGGTACCGTTGAAGTAGCCGACGCCACTTTTGGCAAAGAATTCAACGAAGCGCTCGTTCACCAGGTTGTCACTGCCTATTTGGCGGCTGGTCGTCAGGGAACCCGCGCACAAAAGAGTCGTTCCGACGTTCGTGGTGGTGGTAAAAAGCCGTGGCGTCAGAAAGGCACCGGTCGTGCACGTGCCGGTACCATCCGCTCTCCGCTATGGCGTAGCGGCGGCGTAACCTTCGCGGCGCGTCCGCAAGACTACACCCAGAAGGTTAACCGCAAGATGTACCGTGCAGCGATGCGCTCCATCTTGTCAGAGCTGGTACGTCAAGAGCGTTTGGTCGCGATTGAAGAGTTCGTCGTCGATGCGCCTAAGACCAAGCAGGTAGCTGCCAAGCTAAAAGAGCTCAACCTTGAGAAAGTGTTGATCGTCACTGAAGAAGTTGACGAAAAGCTCTATTTGGCCGCACGCAACCTTCCCCACGTTGACGTGGTGGATGTCGCGGCAGCTGACCCGGTAAGTCTGGTCGCCTTTGATAAGGTGCTGATTACCGTCTCCGCCCTGCGTAAATTCGAGGAGAAGCTGGCATGA
- the rpsC gene encoding 30S ribosomal protein S3: MGQKVNPTGIRLGIVKDHASVWYAERGAYADKLNNDLEVRSFLEERLKSASVSRIHIERPANNARITIHTARPGIVIGKKGEDVDRLRRDLTQMMGVPVHVNIEEVRKPELDAKLVAANVAGQLERRVMFRRAMKRAVQNAMRLGAGGIKIQLSGRLGGAEIARTEWYREGRVPLHTLRADIDYATYEAHTTYGVIGVKVWIFKGEILGGIEEVRAKAKQQQPAGNAPKKKGSR; encoded by the coding sequence ATGGGTCAGAAAGTCAATCCAACAGGCATTCGACTGGGCATCGTCAAAGACCATGCTTCTGTCTGGTATGCTGAGCGCGGCGCTTACGCCGATAAGCTCAATAACGATCTCGAAGTGCGTAGCTTCCTGGAAGAGCGTCTCAAAAGCGCCTCTGTTAGCCGCATCCACATCGAGCGTCCGGCGAACAATGCCCGCATCACCATTCACACTGCCCGTCCGGGTATCGTGATCGGTAAGAAAGGTGAAGATGTCGACCGTCTGCGTCGCGATCTCACCCAGATGATGGGCGTTCCCGTGCATGTGAACATCGAAGAAGTTCGCAAGCCGGAGCTGGATGCCAAGCTAGTCGCTGCTAACGTAGCGGGTCAGCTTGAGCGTCGCGTCATGTTCCGTCGTGCGATGAAGCGCGCGGTACAGAACGCAATGCGTCTTGGCGCTGGTGGCATCAAGATTCAGCTGTCAGGTCGTCTTGGTGGCGCTGAAATCGCACGTACCGAATGGTACCGCGAGGGTCGCGTTCCGCTGCACACACTGCGTGCGGATATCGACTACGCCACTTACGAAGCTCACACCACCTATGGCGTTATCGGCGTCAAAGTGTGGATCTTCAAGGGTGAAATCCTCGGCGGTATCGAGGAAGTACGTGCCAAGGCTAAGCAACAGCAGCCTGCCGGCAACGCGCCCAAGAAGAAAGGTTCCAGGTAA
- the rpmC gene encoding 50S ribosomal protein L29, with the protein MKAQEIREKSAGELQEQLLELLREQFNLRMQKATGQLSQTHLLKQVRRDIARVKTLLNEKAGD; encoded by the coding sequence ATGAAAGCCCAGGAAATTCGTGAAAAGTCCGCAGGAGAGCTCCAGGAGCAACTCCTCGAACTCCTCCGCGAGCAGTTTAACCTGCGCATGCAGAAGGCCACAGGCCAACTGAGCCAGACTCATCTGCTCAAGCAGGTCCGCCGGGATATCGCCCGCGTTAAGACTTTGCTCAACGAGAAGGCAGGTGATTGA
- the rplR gene encoding 50S ribosomal protein L18, producing MNAKKESRLRRARRARAKIRELGVYRLCVNRTPRHIYAQIISPDGGKVLASASTLDKALREGATGNSDAASKVGALIAERAKEAGITQVAFDRAGFKYHGRVKALADAAREGGLEF from the coding sequence ATGAACGCGAAGAAAGAATCTCGTCTCCGTCGTGCCCGCCGCGCTCGCGCAAAGATCCGCGAGCTGGGCGTGTATCGCCTGTGCGTCAACCGTACCCCGCGTCACATCTATGCGCAGATTATCTCGCCGGATGGTGGCAAAGTGCTAGCCAGTGCTTCTACGCTGGATAAAGCACTGCGCGAGGGTGCGACCGGCAACTCAGATGCGGCCTCTAAAGTAGGTGCTCTGATTGCTGAACGCGCTAAAGAAGCAGGCATCACCCAGGTGGCCTTCGACCGTGCTGGCTTTAAGTATCACGGCCGCGTTAAGGCGCTGGCCGACGCCGCACGTGAAGGCGGCCTGGAATTCTAA
- the rpsS gene encoding 30S ribosomal protein S19 → MPRSLKKGPFIDLHLLKKVEAAVEKNDRKPIKTWSRRSMILPNMVGLTIAVHNGRQHVPVHVSEEMVGHKLGEFAATRTYRGHAADKKAKR, encoded by the coding sequence GTGCCACGTTCACTAAAGAAAGGTCCCTTCATTGACCTTCATCTTTTGAAGAAGGTAGAGGCTGCAGTGGAGAAGAACGATCGCAAACCGATCAAGACTTGGTCGCGTCGTTCTATGATCCTGCCCAATATGGTAGGCCTCACTATCGCGGTCCATAATGGTCGCCAACACGTCCCGGTGCACGTATCCGAGGAAATGGTTGGCCACAAATTGGGCGAATTCGCTGCTACTCGCACTTATCGCGGGCATGCGGCGGATAAGAAAGCCAAACGGTAA
- the rpsH gene encoding 30S ribosomal protein S8 yields the protein MSMQDTLADMFTRIRNAQMATKETATMPSSKLKVQVARVLKEEGYIADFAVAEGTKPELTVTLKYFEGKPVIEHIQRVSKPSLRRYMGKDNLPKVADGLGIAIVTTSNGVMTDRAARQAGVGGEVICTVF from the coding sequence ATGAGCATGCAAGACACTCTGGCGGATATGTTTACCCGTATCCGCAATGCGCAGATGGCCACCAAGGAGACGGCAACCATGCCGTCCTCCAAGTTGAAAGTGCAAGTGGCCCGAGTGCTAAAGGAAGAAGGCTACATTGCCGACTTTGCGGTAGCGGAGGGCACTAAGCCTGAGCTAACCGTAACTCTCAAGTACTTTGAGGGTAAGCCGGTCATTGAGCACATTCAGCGGGTTTCCAAGCCGTCCCTGCGCCGCTACATGGGCAAGGATAACTTGCCTAAGGTTGCCGATGGCCTGGGTATCGCGATTGTCACCACATCCAATGGTGTCATGACCGATCGTGCCGCGCGCCAAGCGGGTGTCGGTGGCGAAGTCATCTGCACCGTATTCTAG
- the rplP gene encoding 50S ribosomal protein L16, which produces MLQPKRMKFRKMMKGRNRGLAHRGSKISFGEYGLKATGRGRITARQIEAGRRAITRHVKRGGKIWIRVFPDKPISKKPLEVRMGKGKGSVEYWVAQIQPGRVLYEIEGVSEELAREAFELAAQKMPLSTTFAKRTVM; this is translated from the coding sequence ATGTTACAGCCCAAGCGTATGAAATTCCGCAAGATGATGAAAGGCCGCAACCGTGGCCTGGCGCATCGCGGAAGCAAGATCAGCTTCGGGGAATACGGCCTTAAAGCTACTGGTCGCGGCCGCATCACTGCGCGTCAGATCGAAGCAGGCCGTCGTGCGATCACACGTCACGTAAAACGTGGCGGTAAAATCTGGATCCGCGTCTTCCCTGATAAGCCGATCTCCAAGAAGCCGCTCGAAGTTCGTATGGGTAAAGGTAAAGGTTCTGTTGAGTACTGGGTTGCCCAGATCCAACCGGGTCGGGTCCTGTATGAAATTGAAGGCGTGTCGGAAGAGCTCGCACGTGAAGCGTTTGAGCTTGCCGCACAGAAAATGCCCTTATCCACCACCTTTGCGAAACGGACGGTGATGTGA
- the rplN gene encoding 50S ribosomal protein L14 gives MIQTQTMLDVADNSGARRVQCIKVLGGSHRRYARVGDIIKVTVKEAIPRGKVKKGQVLKAVVVRTRSGVRRPDGSLIRFDGNAAVLLNNTNEQPIGTRIFGPVTRELRNEKFMKIISLAPEVL, from the coding sequence ATGATTCAGACTCAGACAATGCTGGATGTCGCCGACAACAGCGGAGCGCGCCGGGTGCAGTGCATCAAGGTGTTAGGCGGTTCACATCGTCGTTACGCTCGCGTTGGTGATATCATCAAGGTCACGGTTAAGGAAGCGATTCCGCGTGGCAAGGTCAAAAAAGGCCAGGTGCTAAAAGCGGTCGTGGTCCGGACCCGTAGTGGCGTCCGTCGTCCCGACGGTTCGCTCATCCGTTTCGATGGAAATGCGGCAGTTTTGTTGAATAACACCAACGAACAGCCCATCGGTACCCGTATTTTTGGGCCGGTGACTCGTGAACTTCGTAATGAAAAGTTCATGAAGATCATTTCCTTAGCGCCTGAAGTGCTGTAA
- the rplF gene encoding 50S ribosomal protein L6, with translation MSRIAKYPVKVPAGVDIKINADQLTAKGGQGTLSMTIHSDVVVGQEDGQLTFAPSESAKSWAMAGTTRALVQNLVTGVSEGFTRTLEIVGVGYRAQAKGQTLNLSLGFSHPVDYELPKGVTAETPKNTVIVLKSADKQQLGQCAAEIRAFRPPEPYKGKGVRYADEQVRRKEAKKK, from the coding sequence ATGTCCCGCATAGCGAAATATCCGGTTAAAGTGCCTGCCGGCGTTGATATTAAAATCAATGCTGACCAGCTGACCGCCAAAGGCGGCCAGGGCACGCTATCTATGACCATCCACTCTGATGTAGTGGTCGGTCAAGAAGATGGCCAGCTGACCTTCGCCCCGAGTGAGTCTGCCAAGAGCTGGGCCATGGCCGGTACTACCCGCGCCTTAGTTCAGAACCTGGTAACGGGCGTATCCGAGGGTTTCACAAGAACTCTCGAAATTGTTGGCGTCGGTTATCGTGCCCAAGCTAAGGGCCAGACGCTCAATCTTTCACTGGGCTTCTCGCACCCGGTCGACTACGAACTGCCTAAAGGTGTTACAGCGGAAACGCCGAAGAACACCGTTATCGTGCTGAAAAGCGCCGATAAGCAGCAGCTCGGCCAGTGCGCCGCGGAAATCCGCGCCTTCCGTCCCCCTGAGCCGTATAAAGGCAAGGGTGTTCGGTACGCCGACGAGCAGGTGCGTCGCAAAGAAGCCAAGAAGAAGTAA
- the rpmD gene encoding 50S ribosomal protein L30 → MAATIKVTQIRSTIGIMPKHKATIKGLGLRRIGHTVELEDTPAVRGMIHKVNYLVRVEGE, encoded by the coding sequence ATGGCAGCAACGATCAAGGTTACCCAGATCCGCAGCACCATCGGCATTATGCCCAAGCACAAGGCTACTATTAAAGGCTTGGGTCTGCGTCGCATCGGTCATACGGTTGAACTGGAAGACACCCCTGCCGTACGCGGCATGATCCACAAGGTGAACTACCTTGTGCGCGTTGAGGGAGAGTAA
- the rplV gene encoding 50S ribosomal protein L22, translated as MEVTAKLLGARLSAQKARLVADQVRGKPVAEALDLLTFSPKKAAKLVKKVLQSAIANAEENNGMDIDELRVSTICVDEGMTLKRIKPRAKGRADRILKRTCHITVKVAEK; from the coding sequence ATGGAAGTCACAGCTAAGCTGCTTGGCGCTCGTTTATCCGCCCAGAAGGCCCGTTTGGTGGCTGACCAGGTGCGCGGTAAACCTGTCGCCGAGGCACTCGACCTGCTGACCTTCTCACCGAAGAAGGCTGCCAAGCTGGTTAAGAAGGTGCTGCAATCCGCGATTGCAAACGCGGAAGAAAATAACGGCATGGATATTGACGAGCTGCGTGTCTCGACCATCTGCGTCGATGAGGGCATGACGCTCAAGCGTATCAAGCCGCGTGCCAAGGGGCGTGCGGATCGTATCTTGAAGCGCACGTGCCACATCACCGTCAAGGTAGCCGAGAAGTAG
- the rpsN gene encoding 30S ribosomal protein S14, giving the protein MAKKSMVERELKRTQLVAKYATKRAELKKIISDVNTTEEDRFEATLKLQQLPRDSSPVRQRNRCRITGRPHGFYNKFGLGRNKLREAAMRGDVPGLKKSSW; this is encoded by the coding sequence ATGGCTAAGAAAAGTATGGTAGAGCGTGAGCTTAAGCGTACTCAGCTGGTTGCGAAGTACGCGACCAAGCGCGCTGAACTCAAGAAGATCATCTCAGACGTGAACACGACTGAGGAAGACCGCTTCGAGGCGACGCTGAAGCTGCAGCAACTGCCGCGCGACTCAAGCCCGGTGCGTCAGCGTAATCGCTGCCGTATTACCGGTCGTCCGCACGGTTTTTACAACAAGTTCGGCCTTGGCCGTAACAAGCTGCGTGAAGCCGCCATGCGTGGCGACGTTCCAGGACTGAAAAAGTCCAGTTGGTAA
- the rplC gene encoding 50S ribosomal protein L3: MTIGLVGKKAGMTRVFTEDGASVPVTVIEVDPNRVTRVKSVESDGYAAIQVTSGSRKAKHLTKAQAGQFAKAGVEAGRALMEFRLAEGEEIPEVGGEITVSLFEAGQMVDVTGTSKGKGFQGAVKRWNFRTQDMTHGNSLSHRAPGSIGMCQTPGRVFKGKKMAGQMGNARCTVQSLEIVRVDAERNLLLIKGAVPGAPGSDVIVRSAVKAG, from the coding sequence ATGACTATCGGTTTAGTCGGTAAAAAGGCCGGGATGACCCGTGTCTTTACCGAAGACGGCGCGTCTGTGCCCGTAACCGTTATTGAAGTTGATCCTAATCGTGTTACACGCGTTAAATCTGTCGAGTCTGACGGTTACGCAGCGATTCAGGTCACATCTGGCTCTCGCAAAGCTAAGCACCTCACAAAAGCGCAGGCTGGTCAGTTTGCCAAGGCGGGTGTTGAAGCTGGTCGTGCACTGATGGAGTTTCGTCTTGCAGAAGGCGAAGAGATTCCTGAAGTGGGCGGCGAAATCACCGTATCCCTCTTCGAAGCTGGTCAAATGGTTGACGTGACTGGCACCTCTAAGGGTAAAGGCTTCCAGGGTGCTGTTAAGCGCTGGAACTTCCGTACCCAAGATATGACTCACGGTAACTCTCTGTCGCATCGCGCGCCGGGTTCTATCGGCATGTGTCAAACACCGGGTCGCGTTTTCAAAGGCAAAAAGATGGCCGGTCAAATGGGTAACGCCCGTTGCACCGTGCAGAGCCTTGAGATCGTCCGTGTCGACGCCGAGCGTAACCTGCTGCTGATTAAAGGCGCCGTACCGGGTGCTCCCGGTAGTGACGTTATCGTTCGCAGCGCCGTGAAAGCAGGCTGA
- the rplE gene encoding 50S ribosomal protein L5: protein MANLKERYQNEVAAQLKEEFSYANVMQVPRITKVTLNMGIGEAVNDKKLIDNAIGDLEKLSGQKPLVTKARKSIAGFKVREGWPIGIKVTLRAERMWDFLDRLVYIAIPRVRDFRGLNPKSFDGRGNYSMGVREQIIFPEIEYDKIDRIRGLDVTITTTANTDEEGRALLTALNFPFKK from the coding sequence ATGGCGAACTTGAAAGAACGTTATCAAAACGAGGTAGCAGCTCAACTCAAAGAAGAGTTCAGCTATGCCAACGTTATGCAGGTACCCCGGATCACTAAAGTGACTCTGAACATGGGTATCGGCGAAGCAGTCAACGATAAAAAGTTGATTGACAATGCCATCGGTGACCTAGAGAAACTCTCTGGTCAAAAACCGTTGGTGACCAAAGCACGTAAGTCCATCGCGGGCTTCAAGGTGCGCGAAGGTTGGCCCATCGGCATCAAGGTAACACTGCGCGCTGAGCGTATGTGGGACTTCTTGGATCGTTTGGTTTACATCGCGATTCCCCGCGTGCGTGACTTCCGTGGTCTCAACCCGAAGTCTTTCGACGGTCGTGGCAATTACTCCATGGGTGTGCGTGAGCAGATCATCTTCCCGGAGATCGAGTATGATAAAATCGATCGCATCCGGGGGTTGGACGTCACTATCACGACGACCGCCAACACCGACGAGGAAGGTCGTGCGCTGCTAACCGCGCTGAACTTCCCGTTTAAGAAATAG
- the rpsJ gene encoding 30S ribosomal protein S10, translating into MQNQKIRIRLKAFDHRLIDQSTAEIVETAKRTGAQVRGPIPLPTNRERYTILISPHVNKDARDQYEIRTHKRVLDIVEPTEKTVDALMKLDLAAGVDVQIKLN; encoded by the coding sequence ATGCAGAACCAAAAGATTCGCATTCGGTTGAAAGCTTTCGACCATCGCCTGATCGATCAGTCTACAGCGGAGATTGTTGAAACCGCTAAGCGTACTGGTGCTCAGGTTCGTGGTCCGATTCCGCTGCCGACCAATCGCGAGCGTTACACCATTCTGATCTCGCCGCACGTCAACAAAGATGCGCGTGACCAGTATGAGATTCGTACGCACAAGCGTGTGCTCGACATCGTTGAGCCGACCGAAAAAACTGTTGATGCTTTGATGAAGCTTGATCTCGCCGCAGGCGTAGACGTGCAAATCAAACTCAACTAA
- the rpsQ gene encoding 30S ribosomal protein S17 → MAEENTKRTLTGKVVSDKMDKSIVVMIERRERHPIYGKYVKRSTKLHAHDEANQAKAGDTVSIQECRPLSKKKAWTLVEVVEHAKG, encoded by the coding sequence ATGGCCGAAGAAAACACAAAGCGTACGCTCACCGGTAAAGTGGTGAGCGATAAGATGGACAAGTCCATCGTCGTCATGATCGAGCGGCGCGAGCGTCACCCGATCTACGGAAAATACGTTAAGCGCTCCACCAAGCTGCACGCCCATGATGAGGCGAACCAGGCTAAGGCAGGCGATACGGTCTCTATTCAAGAGTGCCGTCCGCTTTCCAAGAAAAAAGCTTGGACGCTGGTCGAGGTGGTTGAACACGCCAAGGGTTAA
- the tuf gene encoding elongation factor Tu, which yields MAKEKFERSKPHVNVGTIGHVDHGKTTLTAALTRVSAEVFGGDWREFDTIDNAPEERERGITIATSHVEYQSEERHYAHVDCPGHADYVKNMITGAAQMDGAILVCSAADGPMPQTREHILLSRQVGVPYIVVFLNKADMVDDEELLELVEMEVRELLDQYDFPGDDTPIITGSALMALNGEDDKGMGTTAVANLIKALDEYIPEPERAIDQPFLMPIEDVFSISGRGTVVTGRVERGIVKAGEEVEIVGIRDTTKTTVTGVEMFRKLLDEGRAGENVGALLRGTKRDDVERGQVLAKTGTITPHTVFESEVYILSKEEGGRHTPFFKGYRPQFYFRTTDVTGTCELPEGVEMVMPGDNVQMVVTLIAPIAMDEGLRFAIREGGRTVGAGVVAKIIK from the coding sequence GTGGCTAAGGAAAAATTTGAACGTTCCAAACCGCACGTCAACGTCGGCACCATTGGTCACGTCGACCACGGTAAAACGACTCTGACGGCGGCCCTGACCCGCGTGTCTGCTGAGGTTTTCGGCGGCGACTGGCGTGAGTTTGATACCATCGATAACGCTCCTGAAGAGCGTGAGCGCGGTATCACCATCGCTACTTCCCACGTGGAGTATCAGTCTGAAGAGCGTCACTACGCTCACGTTGACTGCCCGGGGCACGCTGACTACGTCAAGAACATGATCACCGGTGCTGCGCAGATGGACGGCGCAATCCTGGTGTGTTCTGCCGCTGACGGCCCGATGCCGCAAACGCGCGAGCACATCTTGCTGTCTCGTCAGGTTGGCGTACCGTACATCGTTGTGTTCCTGAACAAAGCGGACATGGTCGATGACGAAGAGCTGCTCGAGCTGGTTGAGATGGAAGTTCGTGAGCTTCTCGACCAGTACGACTTCCCGGGTGACGACACGCCGATCATCACTGGTTCAGCGCTGATGGCTCTGAATGGTGAAGATGATAAAGGCATGGGAACCACCGCCGTTGCCAATCTGATCAAAGCGCTGGATGAGTACATCCCTGAGCCGGAGCGTGCTATTGACCAGCCGTTCCTGATGCCGATCGAGGACGTATTCTCTATCTCTGGTCGCGGTACTGTTGTTACCGGTCGTGTAGAGCGCGGTATCGTTAAAGCGGGCGAAGAAGTGGAAATCGTGGGTATCCGCGACACCACCAAGACGACCGTAACTGGCGTTGAAATGTTCCGTAAACTGCTTGACGAAGGTCGTGCAGGCGAGAACGTTGGTGCCCTGCTGCGTGGTACTAAGCGTGATGACGTTGAGCGTGGTCAGGTTCTGGCGAAAACCGGTACCATTACTCCGCACACCGTTTTCGAATCAGAAGTCTACATCCTGTCCAAAGAAGAGGGTGGTCGTCACACGCCTTTCTTCAAGGGCTACCGTCCGCAGTTCTACTTCCGTACCACTGACGTAACCGGTACCTGTGAGCTGCCGGAAGGCGTTGAAATGGTCATGCCGGGTGACAACGTACAAATGGTTGTTACCTTGATCGCTCCGATCGCAATGGACGAAGGTTTGCGCTTCGCCATTCGTGAAGGCGGCCGTACTGTTGGTGCTGGCGTTGTAGCCAAGATCATCAAGTAA
- the rpsE gene encoding 30S ribosomal protein S5: MAKNEQQSGDLQEKLVQVNRVAKVVKGGRIFGFTALTVVGDGKGRVGFGRGKAREVPVAIQKAMDQARRNMVKVNLAGHTLQYPVKARHGASKVYMQPASEGTGIIAGGAMRSVLELAGVHDVLAKCYGSTNPVNVVRATVKGLSSMQAPEDVAAKRGLSVEAITG, translated from the coding sequence ATGGCGAAGAACGAACAGCAAAGCGGTGATCTGCAAGAGAAGTTAGTGCAGGTCAACCGCGTCGCCAAGGTGGTCAAAGGTGGTCGTATTTTCGGCTTCACCGCACTGACCGTCGTTGGTGATGGTAAAGGTCGTGTCGGTTTCGGTCGTGGCAAGGCGCGTGAAGTGCCTGTCGCAATCCAGAAAGCGATGGATCAAGCTCGTCGCAACATGGTCAAGGTGAACCTTGCTGGCCATACGCTGCAGTACCCGGTCAAAGCCCGTCACGGTGCTTCCAAGGTGTACATGCAGCCGGCTTCCGAAGGTACCGGTATTATCGCCGGTGGCGCCATGCGCTCTGTACTAGAGCTTGCCGGTGTCCACGACGTACTGGCCAAGTGCTACGGTTCCACCAACCCGGTTAACGTGGTTCGAGCGACTGTTAAAGGTCTCTCCTCCATGCAAGCACCGGAAGACGTGGCCGCCAAGCGCGGTCTGTCTGTCGAAGCGATCACGGGGTAA